The following are encoded together in the Dickeya lacustris genome:
- the sctT gene encoding type III secretion system export apparatus subunit SctT, which produces MLSLASIQQLYDFIYAMTLGVARLYPCLFLVPLFSFSILKGMLRNAVVLALALVPASAIQQQLLTTPLTWPMLPALLLKEALIGLLLGVVLAMPFWLFESVGALFDNQRGALTGGQLNPALGSDATPLGHMLKELFMMMLVMTIGFSGMTQLVWDSYQLWPALTWLPPLSELGFHTYLDLLKGTFRHMIVYAGPLVALLLLLEFSIAILSLYSPQLQVYVLSTPAKCLAGMAFFVLYMPVLQFLGEGRLKALADLKPLFALFFQTAPSP; this is translated from the coding sequence ATGCTTTCTCTGGCCAGCATCCAGCAACTGTATGATTTTATTTATGCCATGACCCTGGGGGTGGCGCGGCTGTACCCGTGCCTGTTTCTGGTGCCGCTGTTTTCGTTCTCCATTCTTAAAGGCATGCTGCGCAATGCGGTGGTATTGGCGCTGGCGCTGGTGCCCGCCAGCGCCATTCAGCAACAGTTGTTAACCACCCCGCTCACCTGGCCGATGCTGCCCGCGCTGCTGCTTAAAGAAGCGTTGATCGGCCTGCTGCTGGGCGTGGTGCTGGCGATGCCGTTTTGGTTGTTCGAATCCGTCGGCGCACTGTTTGATAACCAGCGCGGCGCGCTGACCGGCGGCCAGCTTAATCCGGCGCTCGGCAGCGATGCCACGCCGCTCGGTCACATGCTAAAAGAGCTGTTTATGATGATGCTGGTGATGACCATCGGCTTTTCCGGCATGACCCAACTGGTGTGGGACAGCTACCAGCTCTGGCCAGCGCTGACCTGGTTGCCGCCGTTATCCGAGCTGGGTTTTCATACTTACCTTGACCTGCTCAAAGGCACCTTTCGCCACATGATTGTCTATGCCGGGCCGTTAGTGGCGCTGCTGTTACTGCTGGAGTTCAGTATTGCCATTCTCAGTCTCTACAGCCCGCAATTACAGGTTTATGTGTTATCCACACCCGCTAAGTGCCTGGCGGGTATGGCCTTCTTTGTGCTTTACATGCCGGTATTACAGTTTCTTGGCGAAGGTCGCCTAAAGGCGCTGGCCGACCTAAAACCACTGTTCGCGCTGTTTTTCCAGACCGCCCCATCCCCCTGA
- the sbmA gene encoding peptide antibiotic transporter SbmA gives MFKSFFPQPKLFFSSALLWSLIAVIFWYSTYKPLGESLFHIEPTLPQGAIRFISPAFLWFYSYYVLCVGLFSALWAWLRPHPWQRWSILGTALIIFVTYFSVEVGVAVNDWYVPFYDLIQKALSSPNAVTIEAFYQQLLIFLGIALTAVTIGVLNMFFVSHYVFRWRTAMNDYYTGHWQQLRHIEGAAQRIQEDTMRFASTIESLGVDLVKSLMTLIAFLPVLVSLSSHVKSLPLLGEIPYGLVIAALIWSLLGTGVLALIGIKLPGLGFNNQRVEAAYRKELVYGEDDGSRATPPTLTALFTHVRKNYFRLYFHYTYFNIARVLYLQSDNVFGIVMLLPSIVAGSLTLGLMTQITNVFDQVRSSFQYLINSWTIIVEMLSIYKRLRSFESAIHEQPLAHDTTETTAHKE, from the coding sequence ATGTTTAAATCGTTTTTTCCCCAGCCGAAACTGTTTTTCTCTTCCGCCTTATTGTGGTCACTGATTGCGGTCATTTTCTGGTATAGCACCTACAAACCGCTCGGCGAGTCGCTGTTTCACATCGAGCCGACGCTGCCGCAGGGGGCAATCCGGTTCATCTCTCCGGCTTTTTTATGGTTTTACAGCTATTACGTGCTCTGTGTCGGCCTGTTCAGCGCGCTCTGGGCCTGGTTGCGCCCGCACCCGTGGCAACGCTGGTCGATTCTCGGTACGGCGCTGATTATTTTTGTCACCTATTTTTCGGTGGAAGTCGGCGTGGCGGTGAACGACTGGTATGTGCCATTTTACGATTTGATTCAAAAAGCGCTCAGTAGCCCGAATGCCGTGACTATTGAGGCGTTTTATCAGCAGTTGCTGATTTTCCTCGGTATCGCGCTGACCGCTGTCACCATCGGCGTGCTGAATATGTTTTTCGTCAGCCACTATGTGTTTCGCTGGCGTACCGCCATGAACGATTACTACACCGGGCACTGGCAGCAGTTACGCCATATCGAAGGGGCCGCGCAGCGTATTCAGGAGGACACCATGCGTTTTGCCTCAACCATCGAGAGCCTTGGCGTCGATTTAGTGAAATCACTGATGACGTTGATTGCCTTTTTACCGGTACTGGTCAGCCTCTCATCCCATGTCAAATCCTTGCCATTGCTTGGCGAGATACCTTACGGGCTGGTCATTGCCGCGCTGATTTGGTCGCTGTTAGGCACCGGCGTTCTGGCGTTAATCGGTATCAAACTGCCGGGGCTCGGGTTTAACAATCAGCGGGTGGAAGCCGCTTACCGTAAAGAGCTGGTGTACGGCGAGGACGATGGCAGCCGCGCCACCCCGCCAACCTTAACGGCGCTGTTTACCCATGTGCGCAAAAACTATTTTCGCCTCTATTTTCACTACACCTATTTCAATATTGCCCGGGTGCTCTATCTGCAAAGCGACAATGTGTTCGGTATTGTCATGCTTCTGCCCTCTATCGTGGCAGGCAGCCTGACGCTTGGCCTGATGACGCAAATCACCAATGTGTTTGATCAGGTGCGCAGCTCTTTTCAATACCTGATTAACTCCTGGACCATCATTGTCGAGATGCTGTCTATCTATAAACGTCTACGCAGTTTTGAATCAGCGATTCATGAACAACCGCTGGCCCACGACACCACGGAAACCACAGCGCATAAGGAATAA
- the sctU gene encoding type III secretion system export apparatus subunit SctU, with amino-acid sequence MSEKTEKPTPKKLQDARKKGEVGQSQDVPKLLISFALLEMIIALSESGMSKLQALMQLPLSRISDPFGHAADEVFSAALTLLATFCLLTISLALLMRIVGGWIQYGPLFAVDALQLDFNRLNPVNQIKQMFSMRKLTDMLTNLLKASAIGVVFWLVVVPQLEWLVELAYGDLNAFWQGVETVFKSVSRTTLGALLALGVLDFGLQKYYFLKQQRMSHEDIRNEYKNSEGDPHMKGHRKALAQEILNEPASPRKARVDEADLLLVNPTHYAVALFYRPGKTPLPRILLKGEDEQAKALIARAHEVGIPVIRFIWLTRTLYRMPEGHYIPRETLQPVAQVYRVLRQLDSSLPPKEVIELDEMK; translated from the coding sequence GTGAGCGAAAAAACCGAAAAACCGACGCCGAAAAAATTGCAGGATGCGCGTAAAAAAGGGGAAGTCGGGCAGAGTCAGGACGTGCCGAAACTGCTGATAAGTTTCGCCCTGCTGGAGATGATCATCGCATTAAGCGAGAGCGGAATGAGCAAGTTGCAGGCGTTGATGCAACTGCCCCTGAGCCGCATCAGCGACCCCTTCGGTCATGCCGCCGATGAGGTGTTCAGCGCTGCGCTGACACTGCTGGCCACCTTTTGTCTGCTGACCATCAGCCTCGCGCTGTTGATGCGTATCGTCGGCGGCTGGATTCAGTACGGCCCGCTGTTCGCCGTCGATGCGCTCCAGCTTGACTTTAACCGTTTAAACCCGGTCAACCAGATAAAGCAAATGTTCAGTATGCGTAAGCTGACCGATATGTTGACCAATCTGCTCAAGGCCTCCGCTATCGGCGTGGTGTTCTGGCTGGTGGTGGTGCCACAGTTGGAATGGTTGGTGGAGTTGGCGTATGGCGATTTGAATGCGTTTTGGCAAGGTGTGGAAACGGTGTTTAAAAGCGTCTCTCGCACCACGCTTGGCGCGCTGCTGGCGCTGGGGGTGCTCGATTTTGGCTTGCAGAAATACTATTTCCTCAAACAGCAACGCATGAGCCATGAAGATATTCGCAACGAATACAAGAACTCGGAAGGCGACCCGCACATGAAAGGCCACCGCAAAGCGCTGGCGCAGGAAATTCTCAATGAACCGGCCAGCCCGCGTAAAGCCCGCGTAGACGAGGCCGATTTACTGCTGGTTAACCCAACGCACTACGCCGTGGCGCTGTTCTACCGCCCCGGCAAAACGCCGCTGCCGCGCATCCTGCTAAAAGGCGAAGACGAACAGGCAAAAGCCCTTATCGCGCGGGCTCATGAGGTTGGCATACCGGTTATCCGCTTTATCTGGCTGACCCGCACGCTCTACCGCATGCCTGAAGGCCACTATATTCCACGCGAAACGCTGCAACCGGTGGCGCAGGTCTACCGGGTGTTACGTCAACTTGATAGCAGCCTGCCGCCCAAAGAGGTCATTGAGCTGGATGAGATGAAATGA
- a CDS encoding methyl-accepting chemotaxis protein, with the protein MTTILNSYNNLNVGIKLAIGFGLILLMSTFIMLSGVNGFRNIDAFVNKSIISNDINNNLNEARRARLTFQYTHDYTAINKVGDLMTKVGQSLEQAHQLSWRSESKQLLDQLSNSYKDYLPAREALIKASQQRDTIALKLNRNNSADVITLLRSQLNGTTLTPELRSEFVLLSEQLSEARDLAHELLVNPTAQSEANLRTALGNMKSAFSQSLSKFSPEQQGQLNQALQFFSAYTGYIDSYMKSVQDENTAAKTMSNAAATMDSLSNDLYQRQLPQIRDTTIGSQWQLVITGLVIIALGILMAWRITLQLTRPLHQSLSMAEKIANGDLSASLAVSRKDELGKLMNAMNDMSMKLRDMIGSIREGVSSVASAASEIAAGNTDLSSRTEQQSAAVVETAASMEQLTSTVKQNADNAHHASQLAADASANASKGGAIVTDVVKTMSDIAGSSKRISEITSVINGIAFQTNILALNAAVEAARAGEQGRGFAVVAGEVRNLAQRSAQAAKEIETLIGESVSRVNTGSRLVESAGQTMDDIIRSISHVHDIMDEIASASDEQSRGINQISAAVAEMDATTQQNAALVEESSAAANSLEEQSVTLAQAVSVFRLGNSEDNAASRHRAAPISAARKPLMLATRAPQAKAAKSRSANSSKDDWEAF; encoded by the coding sequence ATGACTACAATTCTTAATAGTTATAACAACCTGAATGTCGGCATAAAACTGGCAATCGGTTTTGGACTGATTTTACTTATGTCCACTTTCATTATGCTATCAGGCGTAAATGGCTTTCGTAATATTGATGCATTTGTCAATAAATCGATTATCAGTAATGACATTAATAACAATTTGAATGAGGCCAGACGCGCCCGCCTCACGTTTCAATATACTCACGATTACACCGCAATTAATAAAGTCGGCGACCTGATGACCAAGGTCGGCCAGTCACTGGAGCAGGCGCATCAGCTCTCGTGGCGTTCGGAATCAAAGCAATTACTCGATCAATTAAGTAATAGCTATAAGGATTACCTTCCTGCTCGCGAAGCGTTAATCAAAGCCAGCCAACAACGCGATACCATCGCGCTAAAACTGAACAGAAATAACAGTGCCGATGTTATTACGCTATTACGTTCTCAGCTAAATGGCACCACGCTGACGCCGGAATTAAGAAGCGAATTTGTTCTCCTCTCGGAACAACTGTCCGAGGCCCGTGATTTAGCGCATGAATTGCTGGTGAATCCGACGGCGCAATCCGAAGCCAACCTTCGTACTGCGCTCGGTAACATGAAAAGTGCATTCAGTCAGTCATTAAGCAAATTTTCGCCTGAGCAGCAAGGACAGCTAAACCAGGCCTTACAATTCTTCTCCGCCTACACCGGTTATATTGATAGTTACATGAAGTCCGTACAGGATGAAAATACCGCCGCCAAAACGATGTCAAACGCGGCGGCGACCATGGACAGTCTGTCTAACGATTTGTATCAGCGCCAGTTACCGCAAATCAGAGACACCACGATTGGCTCGCAATGGCAGTTGGTGATAACCGGTCTGGTGATTATCGCTCTCGGCATCCTGATGGCCTGGCGGATAACGTTACAGCTTACCCGCCCGTTACATCAGAGCCTGTCCATGGCCGAGAAAATCGCCAATGGCGACCTCTCCGCTTCCCTTGCCGTTTCGCGTAAAGATGAACTCGGTAAACTGATGAATGCCATGAATGACATGAGCATGAAGCTGCGCGACATGATTGGCTCGATTCGTGAAGGCGTCAGCAGCGTGGCCTCCGCCGCCTCCGAAATCGCCGCCGGTAATACCGACCTCTCCTCTCGCACCGAGCAGCAGTCCGCCGCCGTGGTCGAAACCGCCGCCAGCATGGAGCAGTTGACTTCCACCGTTAAACAAAACGCCGATAACGCCCATCACGCCTCACAACTGGCAGCCGATGCCTCAGCCAACGCCAGTAAAGGCGGTGCCATCGTCACCGACGTGGTCAAAACCATGAGCGATATCGCCGGCAGCTCCAAGCGTATTTCTGAAATTACCTCGGTGATTAACGGCATCGCGTTTCAGACTAACATTCTGGCACTGAATGCCGCCGTGGAAGCCGCCAGAGCCGGTGAGCAGGGGCGCGGTTTCGCCGTCGTCGCCGGTGAAGTGCGCAATCTCGCCCAGCGCAGCGCGCAAGCCGCCAAAGAGATTGAAACCCTGATTGGCGAATCGGTTTCCCGCGTCAACACCGGCTCCAGACTGGTCGAAAGCGCCGGTCAAACCATGGATGACATCATTCGCTCCATTTCGCACGTCCACGACATCATGGATGAGATAGCCTCCGCTTCTGATGAGCAGAGTCGCGGCATCAACCAGATTTCCGCCGCCGTCGCCGAAATGGATGCCACCACCCAGCAAAACGCCGCGCTGGTCGAAGAGTCGTCTGCCGCCGCCAACTCTCTTGAAGAGCAGTCCGTCACGCTGGCGCAGGCGGTTTCGGTGTTCCGGCTCGGCAATAGCGAAGACAACGCCGC